One genomic region from Mycoplasmopsis columbina encodes:
- the gpmI gene encoding 2,3-bisphosphoglycerate-independent phosphoglycerate mutase has product MKKVVLVVIDGLGLRDEVQGNAFKLAKTPNFDNLFLNYPNTIIQASGEYVGLPKDQMGNSEVGHLNIGAGRIVYTGLSLINQAIKTGEYFTNKAFLKAFKDVKTNQRTLHLIGLLSAGGVHSEQDHLFQLLEMAHKEGLKNVSIHVLGDGRDVAPKSILKSLDKLNLICDKYGYKIASIGGRFYGMDRDQMFDRVEQHYQAMLGNSKEVFSNPNAYVQEQYDKNITDEFLIPAINPNAKFVKDGDSIIFFNFRPDRARQLTHLFLNSDLYTYKTKDLVKINTFVSMMKYEGLNTDIAFEEMKINNPIGQVLANNKLRQLRLAETQKYAHVTFFMDGGNDVQYEHSFRIMVPSQKVESYANAPEMSAKEITNQLIKNLDNFDIVIMNYANPDMVGHTGNLSSTIKAVEILDQEIGKMLDWANENNVTVFITADHGNAEVTEDINGNPATKHTSNPVMLLTNDKKLKFKEGILANIAPTVLDYMRIKIPKEMTHESLIIER; this is encoded by the coding sequence ATGAAAAAAGTAGTTTTAGTTGTAATTGATGGATTAGGTTTGAGAGATGAAGTCCAAGGCAACGCTTTTAAATTAGCAAAAACACCAAATTTTGATAATTTATTTTTAAATTATCCTAACACAATTATTCAAGCAAGCGGTGAATATGTTGGATTACCGAAAGATCAAATGGGAAATTCTGAAGTAGGTCACTTGAATATTGGTGCAGGTAGAATTGTCTATACTGGTTTATCGTTAATTAATCAAGCGATTAAAACAGGTGAGTATTTTACTAATAAAGCTTTTTTAAAGGCTTTTAAAGATGTTAAAACAAATCAAAGAACCTTACATTTAATTGGACTTTTAAGTGCTGGTGGTGTCCACTCAGAACAGGACCATTTGTTTCAACTATTAGAAATGGCACATAAAGAAGGATTAAAAAATGTTTCAATTCATGTTTTAGGTGATGGACGTGATGTAGCGCCAAAATCAATTTTAAAATCCCTCGATAAACTGAATTTAATTTGTGATAAATATGGCTATAAAATAGCTTCTATTGGTGGAAGATTTTATGGAATGGATCGTGATCAAATGTTTGATCGTGTTGAACAGCATTATCAAGCTATGCTTGGAAATAGCAAAGAAGTTTTTAGTAATCCCAATGCCTATGTACAAGAGCAATATGATAAAAATATTACTGATGAATTTTTAATTCCTGCAATTAATCCTAATGCCAAATTTGTTAAAGATGGAGATTCAATTATTTTCTTTAATTTTAGACCTGATAGAGCAAGACAATTAACACATTTGTTTTTAAATTCTGATTTATACACCTATAAAACAAAAGATTTAGTAAAAATAAATACTTTTGTATCAATGATGAAATATGAAGGTTTAAATACTGACATTGCTTTTGAAGAAATGAAAATAAACAATCCTATTGGACAAGTTTTAGCAAATAATAAACTAAGACAGCTAAGATTAGCAGAAACACAAAAATATGCACATGTGACTTTTTTTATGGATGGGGGAAATGATGTTCAATATGAGCATTCATTTAGAATTATGGTTCCATCACAAAAAGTTGAATCTTATGCTAATGCTCCAGAAATGTCTGCAAAAGAAATTACTAATCAATTAATTAAAAATTTAGATAATTTTGACATAGTAATTATGAATTATGCAAATCCTGATATGGTTGGGCATACAGGCAATTTATCTTCTACAATTAAAGCAGTAGAAATTCTTGATCAAGAAATCGGTAAAATGCTTGACTGAGCAAATGAAAATAACGTAACAGTCTTTATTACAGCAGATCATGGAAATGCTGAAGTTACTGAAGATATAAATGGTAATCCAGCAACTAAACACACTTCAAATCCAGTTATGTTATTGACTAATGATAAAAAATTAAAATTCAAAGAAGGAATTTTGGCCAATATTGCACCAACAGTTTTAGATTATATGAGAATTAAAATTCCAAAAGAAATGACACATGAAAGCTTAATAATTGAAAGATAA
- the dnaX gene encoding DNA polymerase III subunit gamma/tau, translating to MSYKALYRKYRPQVFDEVQGQDHIIQTLKNAIKNNKISHAYLFSGPRGVGKTSIAKIFANVLNCVHTIENFDVCDDCIKNTENNLDIIEMDAASNNGVDDIRKLQEKIEHLPSNGKYKVYIIDEVHMLSKGAFNALLKTLEEPPVHVIFILATTDPQKIPLTVLSRLQRHNFKKITSKTIAKQIKKVFDLEAIKYEDEAINYISRLAQGGMRDALSISEQAIAYGNGKVTLEDIINSFGVVSNETLIEIINNLSLGKIKKVLETFNNLKNDGIDPEQFVYSLFGILEDYIVFKNTYNHELLEYLNLEQIENLEWELDYSTNCLDLIFKLMKELKYSETPFQLIEIYLLKMMNKNANPTTTIKEMQTTIKENKTNNELLIEGTIKEMKHNENTENKEKNTKETNLISDNLQEEKNVSTQNLNVNDILEQSQEFVLESQDHQEDQNTIENDLLSFEDQYVDDGLISSAEFSIDNKESIENDMPIPTLAKYKNTIVFEDYLNKEKIEQILRNSTLNLNKMDKTISALNFMVSDRNYKDLIEVLNNLKLISAGEKHLLFYGNSKTNLAYLQYIKENAYNSNIQNFIKDYFGSYKHLYVVSRRQKELLFELDSKFAQESKNNVKTKAEELEDVVLEKTKTMTESLYEKLLKF from the coding sequence ATGTCATACAAAGCTTTATATCGTAAATATAGACCACAAGTTTTTGATGAAGTCCAAGGACAAGATCACATCATTCAAACATTAAAAAATGCAATTAAAAATAATAAAATCAGTCATGCTTATTTATTTAGTGGACCAAGAGGAGTAGGTAAAACATCAATTGCCAAAATTTTTGCAAATGTTTTAAATTGTGTTCATACAATTGAAAATTTTGATGTATGTGACGACTGTATAAAAAATACTGAAAATAATTTAGATATTATCGAAATGGATGCTGCTTCAAATAACGGAGTAGATGACATTAGAAAATTACAAGAAAAAATAGAACATCTTCCAAGCAATGGAAAATATAAAGTCTATATTATTGATGAAGTTCATATGTTATCAAAAGGAGCCTTTAATGCTTTATTAAAAACTCTTGAGGAACCTCCTGTTCATGTAATTTTTATACTTGCTACAACTGATCCACAAAAAATTCCTTTAACTGTTTTGTCAAGATTGCAACGTCACAATTTCAAGAAAATTACTAGCAAGACTATTGCTAAACAAATTAAAAAAGTTTTTGATTTGGAAGCAATTAAATATGAAGATGAAGCAATCAATTACATTTCACGTCTTGCTCAAGGTGGAATGCGTGATGCACTTTCTATTAGTGAACAAGCCATTGCTTATGGAAATGGAAAAGTAACTTTGGAAGATATTATCAACTCTTTTGGAGTTGTGTCAAATGAAACTTTAATAGAAATTATTAATAACTTATCTTTGGGCAAAATTAAAAAAGTTTTAGAAACATTTAATAATTTAAAAAATGATGGAATTGATCCAGAACAATTTGTTTATAGTCTCTTTGGCATCCTTGAAGATTACATAGTGTTTAAAAATACATACAATCATGAACTATTAGAATATTTAAATTTAGAACAAATTGAAAATTTAGAATGAGAACTAGATTATTCAACAAATTGTTTAGATTTAATTTTCAAGTTAATGAAAGAATTAAAGTATAGTGAAACGCCTTTTCAATTAATTGAAATTTATTTATTAAAAATGATGAATAAAAATGCAAATCCAACAACTACTATAAAAGAAATGCAAACAACTATTAAAGAAAATAAAACTAATAATGAACTTTTAATAGAAGGAACAATAAAAGAAATGAAACATAACGAAAATACAGAAAATAAAGAAAAAAATACAAAAGAAACAAATTTAATTTCTGATAATCTTCAGGAAGAAAAGAATGTTTCCACTCAAAATTTAAATGTAAATGACATTTTAGAACAAAGTCAAGAATTTGTCTTAGAATCACAAGATCATCAAGAAGACCAAAATACAATTGAAAATGATTTACTTTCATTTGAAGACCAGTATGTTGATGATGGACTAATTTCATCTGCTGAATTTTCAATTGATAATAAAGAATCAATTGAAAACGATATGCCAATTCCAACGCTAGCAAAATATAAAAATACTATTGTTTTCGAAGATTATTTAAATAAAGAAAAGATTGAACAAATTTTGAGAAACAGCACTTTAAATCTTAATAAAATGGATAAAACTATCAGTGCTCTTAATTTTATGGTTAGTGATAGAAACTACAAAGATTTAATAGAAGTTTTAAATAATTTAAAATTAATTTCTGCTGGAGAAAAACATTTACTTTTTTATGGTAATTCTAAAACTAATTTAGCTTATTTACAATACATAAAAGAAAATGCTTACAATTCAAATATACAAAACTTTATTAAAGATTATTTTGGCAGTTACAAACACTTATATGTTGTTAGCAGAAGACAGAAAGAATTATTATTTGAATTAGATTCTAAATTTGCTCAAGAAAGCAAAAATAATGTTAAAACTAAAGCAGAAGAATTAGAAGATGTTGTTTTAGAAAAAACAAAAACAATGACTGAAAGTTTGTATGAAAAATTATTAAAATTTTAG
- a CDS encoding YbaB/EbfC family nucleoid-associated protein: MDQAMLRKMQKLQKEFEQKEEIFQEEEFKLEKQGVEVIAKGSKKIVSIKIKETFLLDEDDPETLEDLLTLVINDLFILIDEKHEEIMPNIPGLGF, encoded by the coding sequence ATGGATCAAGCAATGTTAAGAAAAATGCAAAAATTGCAAAAAGAATTTGAACAAAAAGAAGAAATTTTTCAAGAAGAAGAATTTAAATTAGAAAAACAAGGTGTTGAAGTTATTGCAAAAGGTAGCAAAAAAATAGTTTCAATTAAAATTAAAGAAACATTTTTATTAGATGAAGATGATCCTGAAACACTAGAGGATTTATTGACTCTTGTAATCAATGATTTATTTATTTTAATTGATGAAAAACACGAAGAAATTATGCCTAATATTCCTGGTTTAGGATTCTAA
- a CDS encoding toprim domain-containing protein, protein MQIETIESLNKKLTSLPGISKKQAEKISNFLMQVDKEYLDDLIEHFMSLKKRISFCSKCNFIEEDNKCLSCYENKEKNLMIVESPAIVKKISNMDFFNGYFYVLPSLVTIKAQLKDELDLDFSHLLNFIRDKNINEVIIVLSPTIDGEITTNYLMNKLDEEKIKNSRAAIGMPMNSNIDYLDTFTIKQSIENRNNKK, encoded by the coding sequence ATGCAGATTGAAACCATTGAATCACTCAATAAAAAATTAACTTCACTTCCAGGAATTAGTAAAAAACAAGCTGAAAAAATATCTAATTTTCTAATGCAAGTGGATAAAGAATATCTAGATGATTTAATTGAACATTTTATGTCCTTAAAAAAAAGAATTTCTTTTTGTTCAAAGTGTAATTTTATTGAAGAAGATAATAAGTGTTTAAGTTGTTACGAAAATAAAGAAAAAAATTTAATGATTGTTGAAAGCCCTGCAATTGTAAAAAAAATTTCAAATATGGATTTTTTTAACGGTTATTTCTATGTTTTACCCTCTTTAGTCACAATTAAGGCTCAATTAAAAGATGAATTAGATTTAGATTTTAGTCATCTTCTAAATTTCATAAGAGATAAAAATATAAATGAAGTAATCATTGTTCTAAGCCCTACAATTGATGGTGAAATTACTACTAATTATCTTATGAATAAGTTAGATGAGGAAAAAATAAAAAATTCAAGAGCTGCAATCGGAATGCCAATGAATTCAAACATAGATTATTTAGATACTTTCACAATTAAACAATCAATCGAAAATAGAAATAATAAAAAATAA
- the tmk gene encoding dTMP kinase: MFITFEGPDGSGKTTILKLLVAKLEKTFPNLKLLLTREPGGKKVLEAEKIREIILNKESKISPITEALLYTASRRIHLDQVIIPALKRNELILCDRYVDSFYAYQGFARELGFEFTSQLTNLVIDNIMPKITFFFDIKPEESKKRRCEIRGEQNRLDQENDDFHRKVYEGYWNLIKQEPDRFIVIDASKSVEEVFEETYRKLTENLEFKQYIENLK, encoded by the coding sequence ATGTTCATAACTTTTGAGGGACCTGACGGAAGTGGTAAAACAACAATTCTTAAACTTTTAGTAGCGAAGTTAGAAAAAACTTTTCCGAATCTTAAATTATTATTAACTAGAGAACCTGGCGGTAAAAAAGTTTTGGAAGCGGAAAAAATTAGAGAAATAATTTTAAATAAAGAAAGTAAAATTTCTCCAATTACAGAAGCTTTACTTTATACTGCTTCAAGAAGAATTCACTTGGATCAAGTTATCATTCCTGCTCTTAAAAGAAATGAACTAATTTTATGTGATAGATATGTGGATAGTTTTTACGCATATCAAGGATTTGCTAGAGAATTAGGATTTGAATTTACATCACAATTGACTAATTTAGTAATTGATAATATAATGCCAAAAATAACTTTTTTCTTTGATATTAAACCAGAAGAAAGCAAAAAAAGACGTTGCGAAATTAGAGGTGAACAAAATCGTTTAGATCAAGAAAATGACGATTTTCATAGAAAAGTTTATGAAGGTTATTGAAATTTAATTAAACAAGAACCGGACCGTTTTATTGTTATTGATGCAAGTAAAAGTGTTGAAGAAGTTTTTGAAGAAACTTATAGAAAATTAACTGAAAATTTAGAATTTAAACAATACATTGAAAATTTAAAATAA
- a CDS encoding hypothetical protein (catalyzes the DNA-template-directed extension of the 3'-end of a DNA strand; the delta' subunit seems to interact with the gamma subunit to transfer the beta subunit on the DNA) gives MKKQNLEYIIQHSLEQNKVNHCYLLKSYEKVNFDKSILFIINALNKSNLKNLNQENLPANIVVFNKSDNGNLALEKEEIVKQFELTSLSTFQENQYKFLVFENIDQASNAALNSLLKTIENPSKNVIFILTTNKFNKVLSTIKSRSMIINIPSTNKKEIEKKLLNNNLSPRESYLFAQIFTDTKQILSTIKPYTLDTFLELKNVVENSFKNPYFLYAYLIQYLKKDTKQDFLNLIYALKYFYSLSWNAEKNEDEELKNLAKKMKNANFDLYDCFIVISDFLNNQDSNLNFFLQAEKMLIKLMEIYV, from the coding sequence ATGAAAAAACAAAATCTAGAATACATCATTCAACACTCTTTAGAGCAAAACAAAGTCAATCATTGTTATTTATTAAAAAGTTATGAAAAAGTTAATTTTGATAAATCTATATTATTTATAATAAATGCTTTAAATAAGTCAAACTTAAAAAATTTAAATCAAGAAAATTTGCCTGCTAATATTGTTGTTTTTAACAAAAGCGATAACGGAAATTTGGCTTTGGAAAAAGAAGAAATAGTTAAACAATTTGAACTAACTTCACTTTCAACTTTTCAAGAAAATCAATATAAATTTTTAGTTTTTGAAAATATTGATCAAGCTTCAAATGCGGCTTTAAATTCATTATTAAAAACCATTGAAAATCCATCGAAAAATGTAATTTTTATTTTAACAACTAACAAATTTAATAAAGTACTAAGCACAATAAAATCGCGTTCAATGATTATTAATATTCCATCCACTAATAAAAAGGAAATTGAAAAAAAATTATTGAATAACAATTTATCTCCTAGAGAGAGCTATTTATTTGCGCAAATTTTCACAGATACCAAGCAAATTCTAAGTACTATTAAGCCATACACTTTAGATACTTTTTTAGAATTAAAAAATGTTGTCGAAAACTCATTCAAAAATCCATATTTTTTATATGCATATTTAATTCAATATTTAAAAAAAGATACAAAACAAGATTTTTTAAATCTTATCTATGCTCTTAAATATTTTTATAGTTTAAGTTGAAATGCTGAAAAAAATGAAGATGAAGAATTAAAAAATTTAGCGAAAAAAATGAAAAATGCAAATTTTGACTTATACGACTGTTTTATTGTTATTTCTGATTTTTTGAATAATCAAGATAGTAATCTGAACTTCTTTTTACAAGCTGAAAAAATGTTAATAAAATTAATGGAGATTTATGTCTAA
- the rsmI gene encoding 16S rRNA (cytidine(1402)-2'-O)-methyltransferase: MSKIYIVGTPIGNMKDITLRALETLKMVDVIACEDTRVTAKLLNYWEINKKLFSYNKNNEKNSADGLIKIVQEENLSVALVSDAGMPLISDPGFELVKKARENNIEIEIIPGVNAAITTLALSSLASTFVFLGFPKEKSKQRQDQLKEMTSEHAYIFYVAPHKLMSFLADIETIHQDNIEIFLAKELTKMFEKHFSGNVYKIKEELSSSSLKGEFTMVLKLKTIKKTKINKYAHFSKNNLI; the protein is encoded by the coding sequence ATGTCTAAAATTTACATTGTTGGTACTCCTATTGGAAACATGAAAGATATAACTTTAAGAGCTTTAGAAACTTTAAAAATGGTAGATGTTATAGCATGTGAGGATACACGTGTAACTGCTAAATTACTCAACTATTGGGAAATAAACAAAAAACTGTTTTCATATAATAAAAACAATGAAAAAAATTCTGCAGATGGGTTGATTAAAATAGTACAAGAAGAGAATTTAAGTGTTGCACTAGTTAGTGATGCTGGTATGCCTTTAATTAGTGATCCAGGTTTTGAACTTGTAAAAAAAGCTAGAGAAAATAATATTGAAATTGAAATTATTCCTGGTGTTAATGCTGCAATTACCACATTAGCACTTAGTTCATTAGCCAGCACATTTGTTTTTTTAGGATTCCCGAAAGAAAAAAGCAAACAAAGACAAGATCAATTGAAAGAAATGACTAGTGAACATGCTTATATTTTTTATGTTGCTCCACATAAATTAATGAGTTTTTTAGCTGATATTGAAACCATCCATCAAGATAATATTGAAATTTTCTTGGCTAAAGAATTAACAAAGATGTTTGAAAAACATTTTTCCGGTAATGTTTATAAGATCAAAGAAGAACTTTCTTCTAGTTCATTAAAAGGTGAATTCACAATGGTTTTGAAATTAAAAACTATTAAAAAAACAAAAATTAATAAATATGCTCATTTTTCAAAAAATAATTTAATTTAA
- a CDS encoding MBL fold metallo-hydrolase RNA specificity domain-containing protein yields MRDNHINLFALGGLDENGKNCYVLEYNDKIYIINSGTKIPINSNNGVDTLIPSFDYLIKNKHKIEGIFITDVKNETFSALPWLLMKLPDLKIYTSEFNKIMILDRLSKYKIANAAYKVFVMKSVTKVGEIFVQPIELAGSMPGHLGFDFITPNGDILFMFNFVEGDLGIYGKLNFQELAKNFQKRKLLALVVDAGRANYAGKAFDKISLPISIREVFLKAKENERIIIGAYDEEMAAIQQILDLAYQTSRPIVTYGKTYGQVFELIRRKYPDLKWPKLVDYKNANKTNNAVILVTGSIERLYSRFLRITDNNDVFLKLQKNDNVIFLAPAINGLESLEAVTLDEIARITPKISDVTATEFYRHRPARQDLIDLVNITKPEYVIPVQGLYRYLTDAARYISQETKFNQNHCLLLQNGKIAHFINGKLASTKGKVKEIGETIIDGFGIGDISSEVITERELLGRDGVILVSGLYNSKTKLITSKLQINFVGVIDKENKKEAQEIIKASLAKILDTDQFDGLKDFQNRARQVIKRKIFKTFDKEPMVIVSLVQM; encoded by the coding sequence ATGAGAGATAATCACATTAATCTTTTTGCGCTTGGTGGCTTAGATGAAAATGGCAAAAACTGCTATGTTTTAGAGTACAACGACAAAATTTATATCATTAATTCAGGTACTAAAATTCCTATTAATTCTAATAATGGAGTTGATACTTTAATCCCTTCTTTTGATTATTTAATTAAAAATAAACACAAAATTGAAGGAATTTTTATCACTGACGTAAAAAATGAAACTTTTAGTGCTTTACCTTGATTATTAATGAAGTTACCTGATTTAAAAATTTATACTTCAGAATTCAATAAAATAATGATCTTGGATCGTTTGTCAAAATACAAAATCGCCAATGCTGCATATAAAGTTTTTGTTATGAAAAGTGTTACCAAAGTTGGTGAAATTTTTGTTCAACCAATTGAACTTGCAGGATCAATGCCAGGACATTTAGGCTTTGATTTTATTACTCCAAATGGTGACATACTTTTCATGTTTAACTTTGTTGAAGGTGATTTAGGAATTTATGGCAAGTTAAATTTTCAAGAACTAGCAAAAAATTTTCAAAAAAGAAAACTATTAGCTTTAGTTGTGGACGCAGGAAGAGCTAACTATGCTGGCAAAGCATTTGATAAAATTTCACTTCCTATTTCAATTCGCGAAGTTTTTCTAAAAGCTAAAGAAAATGAAAGAATTATTATCGGCGCCTATGATGAAGAAATGGCAGCTATTCAACAAATTTTAGATTTAGCATATCAAACTAGTCGTCCTATTGTAACTTATGGAAAAACTTATGGTCAAGTTTTTGAATTAATTAGACGTAAATATCCTGATTTAAAATGACCAAAATTAGTTGATTATAAAAACGCTAATAAAACTAATAATGCAGTTATTTTAGTCACTGGATCAATCGAAAGACTTTATTCAAGATTTTTAAGAATAACAGATAACAACGATGTGTTTTTAAAATTGCAAAAAAATGATAATGTAATTTTTCTTGCTCCAGCAATTAATGGTCTAGAAAGTTTAGAAGCTGTAACTTTAGATGAAATAGCTCGTATTACTCCAAAAATTAGTGATGTTACTGCTACAGAATTTTATAGACATCGTCCCGCAAGACAAGATTTAATTGATCTAGTTAATATTACTAAACCTGAATATGTAATTCCTGTTCAAGGACTTTATAGATATTTAACTGATGCAGCAAGATATATTTCACAAGAAACAAAATTTAACCAAAATCACTGTTTATTGCTTCAAAATGGAAAAATTGCACACTTTATCAATGGTAAGTTAGCTTCAACTAAAGGTAAAGTGAAAGAAATAGGTGAAACTATTATTGATGGTTTTGGAATTGGTGATATTTCTTCTGAAGTTATCACTGAAAGAGAACTATTAGGAAGAGATGGTGTTATTCTTGTTTCAGGACTCTACAATAGCAAAACAAAACTAATTACTTCAAAATTGCAAATTAATTTTGTCGGTGTAATTGATAAAGAAAATAAAAAAGAAGCACAGGAAATTATTAAAGCTTCTTTAGCAAAAATTCTTGACACAGATCAATTTGACGGCCTTAAAGATTTTCAAAATCGAGCACGTCAAGTAATTAAACGTAAAATTTTTAAAACTTTTGACAAAGAACCAATGGTTATTGTGTCTTTAGTTCAAATGTAG